One Kazachstania africana CBS 2517 chromosome 5, complete genome DNA window includes the following coding sequences:
- the KAFR0E01030 gene encoding alpha-mannosyltransferase encodes MLRISRKFSRVAKLTVLFLCLLTIFIVTTSNYQQDTLDSYKSKVKSYLNYYTNGNMPTTHVAEEEEEEEEEEVAPSSQEAPLFDNDDDDNNDELVEVQEQVEKFDTIQEFYDEIFNAIISNSPTEESKKVYGKECIVDTSIGGRPGDHKDWHKLTYDNLSKCLQLSDEEVDMLHTKHKSYVSAINQIVEDSKELLNGQRTKKNGIVMVGGGKYSLLSLLSVMTIRKFGTTLPVEVFIPRDDELKGDFQSFCNELLPQYNAKCIFTSNVLSEKLIENFHFNGYQHKSLALLASSFDNILLLDSDNHPIKNLDSIFKAEPFVKNGMVLWPDFWRRTTSPKFYQIAGIPINKNTRVRNCIDDLTPLEVYNNEEINIYDVPFHDTEGTFPDMSSESGQLLINRNRHLKSILLALYYNYNGPAWYYSIFSQGAAGEGDKETFIAGAHFYGLPYYQVKTFPSVSGYHQPGNSEFRGVAILQHDLVQDYQRYQEASIGLGKTYEFPENVTYDENYSLGTFYNKYFDGGNNEPDVKEVDFAFVHANFPKFDPVSLAEGSSFIFEGQHFRSFTDLTKLNGYDIEYENFVTLHDFVCVNRKYFPYIEKSISKEEYEKMCRYISDRLQFLRLSKEADQNNDVKMVNVTKYK; translated from the coding sequence ATGCTACgaatatcaagaaaattctCAAGAGTTGCTAAGCTCACAGTATTATTCCTATGCTTACTGACTATTTTCATCGTTACAACGTCTAATTATCAGCAAGACACTCTAGACTCATATAAGTCCAAAGTTAAAAGctatttgaattattataCAAATGGTAATATGCCCACAACGCATGTGGccgaagaagaagaagaagaagaagaagaagaggtgGCACCATCAAGTCAAGAAGCACCTTTGTTTGATAATGACGAcgatgataataatgatgaactAGTTGAAGTCCAAGAACAAGTGGAAAAATTCGATACAATTCAGGAATTCTACGATGAAATCTTTAATGCAATTATCAGTAATTCCCCAACTgaagaatcaaagaaagtTTATGGTAAAGAATGTATCGTAGACACAAGTATCGGCGGGAGACCAGGCGATCATAAGGACTGGCATAAATTGACCTACGATAATCTTTCTAAATGTCTACAACTTTCAGATGAAGAGGTCGATATGTTACACACTAAGCACAAAAGTTACGTCAGTGCAATTAATCAGATAGTCGAAGATTCAAAAGAGCTTCTGAATGGCCAGCGTACCAAAAAGAACGGTATAGTAATGGTGGGCGGTGGTAAATATTCTCTACTGTCGCTACTTTCTGTAATgacaattagaaaatttggaacTACTCTGCCAGTGGAAGTTTTCATTCCAAGagatgatgaattgaaaggTGATTTTCAATCATTTTGTAATGAGTTATTGCCACAATACAATGCAAAATGTATCTTCACATCAAATGTCCTATCAGAGAAGttgattgaaaatttccacTTTAATGGCTACCAACACAAATCATTGGCACTCCTTGCATCGTCATTCGATAATATTCTCCTACTCGATTCTGATAATCATccaattaaaaatttagatAGTATATTCAAGGCTGAACCTTTCGTTAAAAACGGTATGGTTCTATGGCCAGACTTTTGGAGGCGTACAACTAGTCCAaaattctatcaaattGCAGGAATTCcaatcaataaaaatactCGTGTACGCAATTGTATCGATGATTTGACCCCATTGGAAGTTTATAATAACgaagaaataaatatcTATGATGTTCCATTCCACGATACAGAAGGTACTTTTCCCGATATGTCTTCCGAATCAGGACAACTACTAATTAATAGAAATAGGCATTTGAAATCTATTCTATTGGCTCTATACTATAACTATAATGGTCCAGCTTGgtattattcaattttctcaCAGGGAGCTGCTGGTGAAGGTGATAAAGAAACTTTTATAGCAGGTGCGCACTTCTATGGATTGCCTTACTATCAAGTAAAAACCTTCCCAAGTGTTAGCGGTTATCACCAGCCTGGAAATTCTGAGTTCCGTGGTGTGGCCATCTTGCAACACGATTTAGTTCAAGATTATCAGAGATACCAAGAAGCCTCTATTGGACTCGGGAAGACCTATGAATTTCCAGAGAATGTGAcatatgatgaaaattaCTCACTAGGCACATTTTATAACAAGTATTTTGATGGTGGTAATAATGAACCCGACGTGAAAGAGGTTGACTTCGCTTTTGTACATGCCAATTTCCCAAAATTTGATCCAGTATCCCTGGCGGAAGGTAGCTCCTTCATATTTGAAGGTCAACATTTTAGGTCATTTACAGACCTAACAAAACTGAACGGCtatgatattgaatatgAAAACTTTGTCACATTGCATGATTTTGTTTGTGTCAATAGAAAGTACTTCCCttacattgaaaaatccatAAGTAAAGAAGAATACGAGAAAATGTGCAGGTACATCTCTGATAGACTACAATTCTTAAGACTTTCTAAGGAGGCCGATCAGAATAACGATGTGAAAATGGTCAACGTGACCAAATATAAGTAG
- the CWC27 gene encoding putative peptidylprolyl isomerase CWC27 (similar to Saccharomyces cerevisiae CWC27 (YPL064C); ancestral locus Anc_8.528) encodes MLEPATSAKCIVYTTKGRLDIELWAKECPRLARMFIEDCNGNKYNGCHLNNYQKDRYVEVCGYFTDKKRSREYNPRLSFSKDGIVAWNFKSNTWFITTNEWVAVSDLEHVSIFGKIVGDSIYTFRDILKGELDEDEQSKFLYPAVIESTEVTIPYFDDISTSKRTNDKVGSLQEPAKKKGKRVRLSYDDDDDDDIVEDIVAMKVSPLIKFKDDNAHIEAVEEEEEEEEEEEEEESDVSNKKYPSEEKSTGEEGIVEKRKTDREKETLKMLEAFKAKIKGKDFLSK; translated from the coding sequence ATGCTCGAACCTGCTACAAGTGCTAAATGTATTGTGTATACCACGAAAGGTAGACTGGATATCGAACTGTGGGCGAAGGAATGTCCCCGTTTGGCGAGGATGTTCATCGAGGACTGTAACGGCAACAAATACAATGGTTGCCACTTGAACAATTATCAGAAAGATCGTTATGTCGAGGTATGCGGGTATTTTACGGATAAAAAACGCTCCAGGGAATATAACCCAAGGTTAAGTTTCTCAAAAGATGGTATAGTAGCGtggaatttcaaaagtaatACTTGGTTCATAACCACAAATGAATGGGTGGCTGTCTCTGATTTGGAACACGTTAGTatctttggaaaaattgttgGTGACTCTATCTACACTTTCAGAGACATTCTGAAGGGGGaattagatgaagatgagCAGTCGAAATTCTTGTACCCTGCAGTGATAGAGTCTACAGAGGTGACAATTCcatattttgatgatatATCGACGAGTAAACGTACAAATGATAAAGTAGGATCTCTCCAGGAACCTGCTAAGAAGAAAGGGAAAAGAGTACGGTTGTCCTACgacgatgatgacgatgacgaCATTGTGGAAGACATTGTCGCAATGAAAGTGTCtcctttgataaaattcaaagacGATAACGCTCACATAGAAGCagtggaagaagaagaagaagaagaagaagaagaagaagaagaagaaagtgatGTTTCTAATAAAAAGTATCCTAGCGAAGAGAAATCTACTGGTGAAGAAGGCATAGTAGAAAAGCGAAAGACAGATAGAGAGAAGGAAACTTTAAAGATGCTAGAAGCATTTAAGGCCAAAATAAAAGGGAAAGACTTTTTATCCAAGTAG
- the TIM50 gene encoding protein translocase subunit TIM50 (similar to Saccharomyces cerevisiae TIM50 (YPL063W); ancestral locus Anc_8.527) produces the protein MLSVIRASTRRSILLPLSKRTLSYSKPLLQGKKKKDVKQSKSILNDDLLFKAGMDVDAKPEETHPLHEKKTKKYRKTTTDIKRERYSNWFYIFSFSALSGTALYMTRDWDSNESEEWKAQVADGYTPELMYKRFKIRFNSMFTFFQEPPFPDLLPPPPPEPYQRPLTLVLSLEDLLVHSEWTQKNGWRTAKRPGVDYFLGYLSQYYEIVLFSSNYMMYSEKIAEKLDPIHAFISYNLFKEHCVYKKGKHIKDLSKLNRDVNKVIIIDTDKNNYKLQPENAIPMKPWSGTADDELIKLIPFLEYLATQQVNNVKPILNSFHDRYKLSDEFNERVVNLRKKFQEENKTKKNNNWALKFLGVSSNSNAGKFPLDMIREEGEKNYVRFMKIIEEEKEKIRIQQEQMKNQTFTLKDYVEGNIPTPEEQMQKQLEQQKEIDELYEKQKREGQEK, from the coding sequence ATGTTATCAGTGATTAGGGCGTCTACTAGAAGATCAATTCTTCTACCACTTTCCAAGAGGACGTTAAGTTATTCTAAGCCGCTCCTCCAaggaaagaagaagaaagatgtTAAACAATCAAAATCCATATTAAATGATGATCTATTGTTTAAAGCAGGGATGGATGTGGATGCAAAGCCAGAGGAAACGCATCCTTTGCATGAGAAGAAGACTAAGAAGTATAGAAAGACTACGACTGATATAAAAAGAGAGAGATATTCGAATTGGTTttatatcttttcattCTCTGCATTAAGTGGTACAGCCCTGTATATGACGAGAGATTGGGATTCTAACGAATCCGAAGAATGGAAGGCTCAAGTAGCAGATGGTTACACCCCAGAATTGATGTATAAGAGATTTAAGATCAGGTTCAATTCGATGTTCACATTTTTCCAAGAACCACCATTCCCAGATCTTTTACCACCACCTCCTCCAGAACCATATCAAAGGCCATTGACGCTAGTGTTGAGTTTAGAAGATTTGCTTGTGCACTCCGAATGGACACAAAAGAATGGGTGGAGAACCGCCAAGAGACCTGGTGTTGATTATTTCTTAGGTTATCTATCACAATATTACGAGAttgtattattttcatcaaattatatGATGTATAGTGAGAAGattgctgaaaaattggatCCTATACATGCATTTATTTCTTACAATCTTTTTAAAGAGCATTGTGTTTATAAGAAAGGTAAACATATTAAGGATCTCTCTAAATTGAATAGAGACGTTAATAAAGTGATTATAATTGATACAGATAAGAACAATTATAAATTACAACCTGAGAATGCTATCCCTATGAAACCATGGAGTGGGACagctgatgatgaattaattaaattGATTCCATTTTTAGAATATTTGGCAACGCAACAAGTTAATAATGTGAAGCCAATTTTAAATAGTTTCCATGACAGATACAAGCTTTCtgatgaattcaatgaaagagTAGTtaatttgagaaaaaagtttcaagaagagaataaaacgaagaagaataataattgggctttgaaatttttgggTGTCTCTTCCAATTCTAATGCTGGCAAGTTTCCCTTGGATATGATTCGTGAAGAAGGTGAAAAGAATTATGTTAGATTTATGaagattattgaagaagagaaagaaaagattagaaTCCAACAGGAGcagatgaaaaatcaaacgtttactttgaaagattatGTTGAAGGAAACATACCAACACCGGAAGAGCAAATGCAGAAGCAATTAGAGCAACAAAAGGAGATTGATGAATTGTACGAAAAGCAGAAACGTGAGGGACAAGAGAAATGA
- the RGL1 gene encoding Rgl1p (similar to Saccharomyces cerevisiae YPL066W; ancestral locus Anc_8.530): protein MGSGTFPVISLKPSYNSVIRGCPGIPDTLPRMECQLQVKSNNGKPINVSKIEIVLKTVENIHNYSIPMNGSTGHGSLIDASSAKLMISKKAKNKFEHVSTHYKKNIMLNNKNKELLGLDIPLTIALPNNIKETNYNRSFGSTVTVFECSVHYDDNNHIKSFNQIVNVEKFNYLLLLVKDSIKPIEKTTFSMDKKFKISYKIKNPVLSTHDTLHLSLQCKLNDPYTAHDTTLFKNKKKLRLKKVIIDLREIVQVHDLSNTEDPIDYIVGSKENILQSYVREVNEMVSLNEISMDFALKILTKDPNYDNFTRSNRDISTNSNSRRSSSNKIETTLLTNKNNNIPIEYHTSTTTAGRLFSILHGITIKFKFSGSNKNFEITDNNVTILNYSKSNLRQIRNFIVEEKKTAAFAQKFYNNFGGIRVKQKSASSTNNTILEYPALPPVIHYNDKETLEKFHIEYNSSYKPPQRIPIIE from the coding sequence ATGGGTAGTGGTACGTTTCCTGTCATATCGCTGAAACCAAGTTACAATTCTGTCATTAGAGGTTGTCCTGGTATTCCTGATACTTTACCAAGAATGGAATGTCAATTGCAGGTGAAATCGAACAATGGTAAACCGATCAATGTCTCTAAAATAGAAATTGTGTTGAAAACGGTAGAGAACATCCATAACTATAGTATCCCCATGAATGGGAGTACTGGACACGGCTCTTTAATTGATGCTTCCAGTGCtaaattgatgatttcgAAGAAGGCAAAGAACAAATTCGAGCACGTCTCGACACATTACAAGAAAAACATAATGCTCAATAACAAGAATAAGGAATTGCTAGGTCTGGATATCCCTCTGACTATAGCTCTTCCcaataatatcaaagaGACTAATTATAACAGAAGTTTCGGTAGTACGGTGACCGTATTTGAATGTAGTGTGCATTATGACGATAACAATCACATTAAGTCGTTTAATCAGATTGTTAATGTTGAGAAATTCAATTATCTGTTGCTACTGGTCAAGGATTCAATCAAGCCCATAGAAAAGACAACTTTTTCTATGGATAAGAAGTTCAAGATTAGTTACAAGATAAAAAATCCTGTACTCTCCACACATGATACATTGCACCTTTCATTACAGTGTAAGTTGAATGATCCTTACACTGCTCATGACACaactcttttcaaaaataagaaaaaattgaggTTAAAGAAAGTTATAATTGATTTGAGAGAAATTGTACAAGTTCATGATCTTTCTAACACAGAGGACCCAATTGATTACATTGTTGGAAGTAAAGAAAACATACTGCAAAGTTATGTAAGGGAAGTCAATGAGATGGTTTCATTAAACGAAATCAGCATGGATTTTGCCTTGAAAATACTGACAAAAGATCCCAATTATGACAACTTCACTAGAAGTAATCGTGACATCTCAACAAATTCGAACAGCCGACGCAGTTCAAGCAATAAAATTGAGACGACTCTCCTAACGAACAAGAACAACAATATACCGATTGAGTATCATACTTCTACGACCACCGCAGGTAGGCTGTTTTCCATTCTACATGGTATTacaataaaattcaaatttagtggttcaaataaaaattttgaaattacaGATAATAATGTAACAATTTTAAACTATTCTAAATCGAACTTGAGACAGataagaaatttcattgtagaagagaagaagacaGCTGCATTTGCTCAAAAATTCTACAATAATTTTGGTGGAATCAGAGTGAAACAGAAATCTGCAAGCTCAACGAACAATACAATATTAGAATATCCAGCTTTACCGCCTGTGATTCATTATAATGACAAGGAGACGCTTGAGAAATTCCatattgaatataattCTTCATATAAGCCCCCACAGCGTATTCCAATTATCGAATGA
- the CDS1 gene encoding phosphatidate cytidylyltransferase (similar to Saccharomyces cerevisiae CDS1 (YBR029C); ancestral locus Anc_3.230), with amino-acid sequence MAEVRPKSKSKSRSKSKNVKRSDATVDAKPNESKKYNFIIRTVWTFVMIAGFFLTLAAGHLWCVVLILGCQVATFSEIIDVTLQSSREKKLPLTRTLNWYFLFTTIYFLDGEALYKLFQTTFFKYRALAFIASNHKFICYCLYLLGFVIFVASLRKGHLKFQFGSLCATHMVLVFVVTQAHLIINNVLNGIFWFLLPCGLVIVNDIFAYLCGITFGRTKLIEISPKKTLEGFIGAWFFTALASIILTRILSPYSYLTCPVNDLQTNFFTGLTCDLNPIFLSQTYKLPPLKIFTQFSLHTVVLKPVYFHALNLATFASLFAPFGGFFASGLKRTFKVKDFGHSIPGHGGITDRVDCQFLMGSFANLYYETFISEHRITVETVLSTILMNLNEREIIQLIETLLEALHTRGFIDNEKTYNQIMKLLSKSY; translated from the coding sequence ATGGCAGAAGTGAGACCTAAATCCAAGTCCAAGTCGAGGTCTAAGTCCAAGAACGTTAAGCGTTCAGATGCAACCGTGGATGCTAAACCGAATGAAAGCAAGAAatacaatttcattataaGAACAGTATGGACCTTTGTTATGATCGCAGGGTTCTTTTTAACTTTGGCTGCAGGTCATTTATGGTGTGTCGTTTTGATCCTAGGTTGTCAGGTCGCCACCTTCAGTGAAATCATAGACGTCACCTTACAATCCAGTcgtgaaaaaaaattgccTCTGACTAGAACTTTGAATTGGTACTTCTTGTTCACCACAATCTATTTCCTCGACGGCGAAGCCCTTTACAAACTCTTCCAAACGACTTTCTTCAAGTACAGAGCGTTGGCTTTCATCGCATCAAATCACAAGTTTATTTGTTATTGTCTTTACTTACTCGGTTTCGTTATCTTCGTTGCAAGTTTAAGAAAAGGTCACTTGAAATTTCAGTTCGGTTCTCTCTGTGCTACCCACATGGTCCTAGTCTTTGTCGTCACACAAGCACATTTGATCATCAATAACGTTCTAAACGGTATCTTTTGGTTTTTATTACCATGCGGTCTAGTTATCGTCAATGATATCTTTGCTTATCTTTGTGGTATCACATTTGGTCGTACCAAATTGATCGAAATCTCTCCAAAGAAGACTTTGGAAGGCTTCATCGGTGCATGGTTCTTCACCGCATTGGCAAGTATCATCTTAACAAGAATATTATCTCCATACAGCTACTTAACTTGTCCAGTTAATGATTTAcaaaccaattttttcactggATTGACCTGTGATTTGAATCCAATCTTTTTATCTCAAACTTACAAATTACCACCTTTGAAAATCTTCACTCAATTCAGTCTCCACACCGTAGTACTGAAACCAGTTTACTTCCATGCTTTAAATTTGGCAACTTTTGCCTCTTTGTTCGCTCCATTTGGTGGTTTCTTTGCATCAGGTTTGAAAAGAACTTTCAAAGTCAAAGATTTCGGACATTCCATCCCAGGTCACGGTGGTATCACCGACAGAGTCGACTGTCAGTTCCTAATGGGATCATTTGCCAACTTATACTACGAAACTTTCATCAGTGAACATAGAATCACCGTGGAAACAGTCTTATCTACCATactgatgaatttgaatgaaagGGAAATCATACAATTGATCGAAACTCTACTTGAAGCTCTACACACCAGAGGCTTCATCGATAACGAAAAGACTTATAACCAAATTATGAAACTGTTAAGTAAATCTTACTAG
- the VPS28 gene encoding ESCRT-I subunit protein VPS28 (similar to Saccharomyces cerevisiae VPS28 (YPL065W); ancestral locus Anc_8.529), which translates to MSGKAPINYYSSQNSTRNFSSKLYQEVPLFDPLGTTNQEKETVEMLSEIYSIIITLDQVEKSFLKDSITADQYTNVVNKLLAQYKTYLSNESVQDEFVDPDSFKKKYNIVASNAITRLERGIPVTVEHATQPSSTNNNTTSANFNAKDVAEATGNFITVMDALKLNYKAKDQLHPLMADLLLSINKVDVKKDFEYRDKLVSWIININKLGINDELNDDEIRELLFDLDMAYKNFYTLLE; encoded by the coding sequence ATGTCTGGCAAGGCTCCCATAAATTACTATAGTTCACAGAACAGCACGAGGAATTTCTCCTCGAAATTATACCAGGAAGTCCCATTATTTGATCCTTTAGGTACAacaaatcaagaaaaggAGACAGTTGAGATGTTATCTGAGATTTACTCCATTATAATAACGTTAGACCAAGTTGAAAAGTCTTTTTTGAAGGATTCCATAACAGCTGATCAGTATACAAATGTGGTGAACAAGTTATTAGCTCAATATAAGACGTATCTGTCAAATGAATCAGTGCAAGATGAGTTTGTAGACCCGGATTCCTTTAAGAAAAAGTATAATATAGTGGCATCCAATGCAATTACAAGATTGGAAAGGGGCATTCCAGTGACAGTAGAACATGCTACCCAACCTTCAAGTACAAATAACAACACGACATCTGCTAATTTCAATGCGAAAGATGTTGCAGAGGCAACTGGTAATTTCATTACGGTGATGGATGCATTGAAGTTGAATTATAAGGCTAAGGATCAGTTACATCCATTGATGGCAGACTTACTGCTCAGTATAAATAAAGTAGACgtgaaaaaagattttgaatatagaGATAAACTGGTTAGTTGgattattaatattaataaacTGGGTattaatgatgaattaaatgatgatgaaatcagagaattattatttgatttagaTATGGcatataaaaatttttatacTTTATTAGAATAG
- the YPK3 gene encoding putative protein kinase YPK3 (similar to Saccharomyces cerevisiae YBR028C; ancestral locus Anc_3.229), which yields MIFSLDEELEKLAVTSAPSSPKTSRIMDYSEHAIADTFQSRLELKSLSTSTSGRRRSSVLAKFPVLNPIHTRRVSISNNDGTFTDTNASVSASKIQITDFDNDGKNISRSIQDFKPIRVLGKGAYSKVVLVKDHHSNKLYAMKQLKKAEILINEKEVREDSEDPTTLQKRIERTFAERIILSKLEHPNVVKLFYSFHDHSKLYLILQYIPGGELFFHLKERGTLDEDTVAFYAAEISVALKFLHDNGIVYRDLKPENCLLSQRGHLVLTDFGLSKEAVDNVSDNESTELNSPEDIYTLHSIIGTPEYAAPEILQGLPYNKNCDWYSLGCLLFDMLVGKPPYTGTNHKVILNKIQKDKQGPRIPFYLSDGMKDMLNWLLKKDKTKRWDVDKYWSEDKPYDTKQPNNKKKKPGKQRITKFQSHFIFRKIDWKLLENGDLQRTTVGPIVPVITDWELAENFDIEFTSMSYEDDYLSAGLPIEKQSTDVFKGFSYNASGSYLEKYF from the coding sequence ATGATCTTCTCATTAGACGAAGAGTTGGAAAAGCTTGCGGTGACTTCCGCACCAAGTTCTCCAAAAACGTCGAGAATTATGGACTATAGCGAACATGCGATAGCAGATACCTTTCAATCAAGGCTTGAACTGAAGTCACTGTCGACCTCCACAAGTGGTAGGAGGAGATCTTCTGTCCTGGCAAAATTTCCAGTTCTGAATCCAATTCATACAAGAAGagtttcaatttcaaataacgACGGTACTTTCACCGACACAAATGCTAGTGTATCTGCTTCCAAAATACAAATAACCGATTTCGATAATGATGGCAAGAACATATCGAGATCGATACAAGATTTCAAACCTATAAGAGTCCTGGGGAAAGGCGCATACAGTAAAGTAGTCCTCGTGAAAGATCAccattcaaataaattatatgCTATGAAACAGTTAAAGAAAGCTGAAATACTAATCAACGAAAAAGAAGTTAGAGAAGATTCTGAAGATCCTACAACTTTACAAAAGCGTATTGAAAGAACTTTTGCGGAAAGAATAATCTTATCCAAATTGGAACATCCAAATGTTGTCAAACttttttattcatttcatGACCATTCAAAACTTTATCTTATTTTACAGTATATCCCTGGAGGTGAGCTTTTTTTCCACTTGAAAGAGCGAGGTACATTAGATGAAGATACAGTAGCATTTTATGCAGCTGAAATTAGTGTTGccttaaaatttttacatGATAACGGTATTGTTTATAGAGATTTGAAGCCAGAAAACTGTCTTCTTAGCCAACGTGGCCACCTGGTTCTTACTGATTTTGGTTTAAGTAAAGAAGCAGTCGATAATGTTAGTGATAATGAAAGTACTGAGCTCAATTCTCCTGAGGATATTTATACATTGCATTCCATTATAGGAACGCCCGAATATGCAGCTCCCGAAATTTTACAGGGCCTACCCTACAACAAAAATTGTGACTGGTATTCTTTAGGTTGCTTATTGTTTGATATGCTAGTAGGGAAACCACCATACACAGGAACAAACCACAAAGTcattttaaataaaattcaaaaggaCAAACAAGGCCCAAGAATACCATTTTATTTGAGTGATGGTATGAAGGACATGTTAAATTGgcttttgaaaaaggaCAAGACAAAGAGGTGGGATGTTGATAAATACTGGAGTGAAGACAAACCATATGATACTAAACAACCAAAcaataagaagaagaaaccaGGTAAACAACGCATCACAAAATTCCAGTCACATTTTATATTCAGAAAAATCGATTGGAAGCTTTTAGAGAACGGAGATTTGCAAAGAACTACTGTGGGACCAATCGTTCCCGTCATCACAGATTGGGAATTGGCTGAAAATTTCGACATAGAATTCACTTCAATGTCTTATGAAGATGATTATCTTTCAGCAGGTCTCCCTATCGAGAAACAATCTACCGATGTGTTCAAGGGGTTCAGTTATAATGCAAGTGGTAGTTACttagaaaaatatttctga
- the HTC1 gene encoding Htc1p (similar to Saccharomyces cerevisiae YPL067C; ancestral locus Anc_8.533), producing the protein MTEDNILSWTEIKHYIHTGELPTLRRSQSETAKYHKHKDYVRDVLKLSMHDYVLKKLDWKQNELDELNNVKYPTNDDKIQHSFSKEDYYKVTVNDFPYKFEPRVVHLLVWSKIKLPIYMQGDEKDETMTEKIDEFFAKTLNVKFDMEKERDYAWFINYVSLQSIKAISHVHLLIRLPDNHPKFHYTTELADYFVNNAVFDTM; encoded by the coding sequence ATGACTGAAGACAATATCCTTTCCTGGACAGAGATCAAACACTACATCCACACTGGAGAATTACCTACTTTGAGGAGATCGCAATCAGAAACAGCAAAGTACCATAAACATAAGGATTATGTAAGAGATGTATTGAAGCTGTCGATGCATGATTACGTGCTGAAGAAACTAGATTGGAAACAGAATGAGCTGGATGAGTTAAATAACGTTAAATACCCCACGAATGACGATAAGATCCAACATTCATTTTCCAAGGAAGACTATTACAAAGTCACGGTGAATGATTTCCCCTACAAGTTTGAACCTCGCGTGGTGCATCTATTAGTATGGTCCAAGATCAAGCTGCCCATCTACATGCAAGGTGATGAGAAAGATGAGACCATGACTGAAAAGATAGATGAATTCTTTGCTAAGACACTCAATGTGAAGTTCGACATGGAAAAGGAAAGAGACTACGCGTGGTTCATCAACTATGTCTCTTTGCAGAGTATTAAAGCGATTTCGCACGTGCATCTACTGATCAGACTGCCAGACAACCATCCTAAGTTTCATTATACTACAGAATTGGCTGACTATTTTGTCAACAACGCTGTTTTCGATACTATGTAg